A region from the Actinomycetota bacterium genome encodes:
- the proB gene encoding glutamate 5-kinase: MTETRRIVIKVGSSTLTSPTGGLDVDYIRTLVDALASLVGSGWSPVLVSSGAIAAGIEALGLDSRPSDMPSLQAAASIGQVRILQQYSDMFESYDMPIGQILLTRRDTAHRPSYLNAKNTFDRLISLGVVPVVNENDSIAVEEIRFGDNDTLAALVAVMIKAELVLFLTDIEGLYTSDPRTDSEAELLTDVDEITDSVLECAGGAGTSIGSGGMATKVKAAKLLMRAGIPLVVCDGRRPGVIVAAAQGEAVGTRFAADGETISARKLWIAMAGSPSGAIIIDDGARQAIVGKGSSLLPAGVVSIEGSFSVGDTVILKDSLGNLLAQGLTRMSSVDLDAVKGLKSAEILHARPSVAGKEVVHRDHLVVF; the protein is encoded by the coding sequence GTGACTGAGACTAGGCGGATCGTAATCAAGGTAGGCTCATCGACATTGACCTCGCCCACAGGAGGATTGGATGTCGACTACATCCGGACCCTAGTTGATGCACTCGCATCGTTAGTAGGATCTGGATGGAGTCCGGTGCTGGTCTCGAGCGGTGCGATTGCCGCCGGCATAGAGGCGCTCGGCCTGGATTCCCGGCCCTCAGATATGCCCTCTTTGCAGGCGGCCGCCAGCATCGGTCAGGTGCGCATCCTTCAACAATACTCCGATATGTTCGAGTCCTACGACATGCCGATCGGGCAGATTCTTCTGACCCGCCGGGATACAGCGCATAGGCCTTCATACCTGAATGCCAAGAACACGTTCGACCGACTCATCTCCCTGGGGGTTGTTCCCGTAGTCAACGAGAACGATTCGATCGCTGTCGAGGAGATCCGCTTCGGCGACAATGACACACTTGCCGCTCTAGTAGCCGTCATGATCAAGGCCGAGCTGGTCCTGTTCCTCACTGACATAGAGGGATTGTACACATCCGATCCACGCACTGATTCGGAGGCGGAATTACTCACTGATGTCGATGAGATCACTGATTCTGTACTTGAGTGTGCGGGAGGGGCAGGAACCTCAATCGGTTCCGGAGGAATGGCGACCAAGGTCAAGGCCGCGAAGTTACTCATGCGAGCGGGTATACCCCTGGTGGTGTGCGATGGCCGCAGGCCCGGAGTCATCGTTGCGGCTGCTCAAGGCGAGGCAGTAGGAACGCGGTTCGCAGCGGATGGGGAAACGATCAGTGCACGCAAGCTCTGGATCGCTATGGCCGGCTCCCCTTCAGGAGCCATCATCATCGATGACGGAGCCCGACAGGCGATAGTTGGCAAGGGATCATCGCTCCTACCGGCTGGGGTTGTGAGCATTGAGGGAAGTTTCTCGGTAGGGGATACGGTAATATTGAAGGACAGCCTAGGCAACTTGCTCGCCCAAGGGTTGACTCGAATGTCGTCGGTGGATCTCGATGCGGTCAAGGGTTTGAAGTCAGCCGAGATACTCCATGCACGACCATCGGTTGCCGGAAAAGAAGTCGTACACAGGGATCATCTGGTAGTTTTCTGA
- a CDS encoding glutamate-5-semialdehyde dehydrogenase, which produces MSEITAQAIQAQKAARFLATTSSELRNHALLGMAHALTHNQDEILAANALDLDAARIKGTPPALLDRLELNAVRLKSVSESLKALSLLPDPIGEVLEGSTLPNGIRLVKLRVPLGVVAMIYEARPNVTADAAGLCIKTGNAVILRGGSLAHNSNMALTKILANAAMALGLPQGAISSIESVEREAAEELMTLHDYIDVLIPRGGAGLIRSVVENSQIPVIETGTGNCHIYIHGTADAEMAKRIVLNAKVQRPGVCNAAESLLVDESCYKAVLPPILKELEEHGVTIFADEQSRALGAVMRIEPASEADWGTEYLDLKLSVKVVSGLGEAISHINTYGTRHSEAIVTEDYAAAQRFVSEVDAAAVYVNASTRFTDGGEFGLGAEIGISTQKLHARGPMGLAALTSAKYVGYGSGQIRQ; this is translated from the coding sequence ATGTCGGAGATCACCGCACAGGCGATACAGGCGCAAAAGGCCGCACGTTTCCTGGCAACCACATCGTCGGAACTTAGAAACCATGCCTTGCTAGGCATGGCCCACGCTCTGACCCACAACCAAGACGAGATCCTGGCCGCCAATGCGCTTGATCTCGACGCCGCCCGGATCAAGGGTACGCCGCCAGCACTGCTGGACCGGCTCGAGCTCAATGCCGTTCGCCTAAAGTCCGTATCCGAATCGCTCAAAGCCCTGTCTCTTTTGCCAGACCCGATTGGTGAGGTTCTGGAGGGCAGCACGCTTCCCAATGGAATTCGCTTGGTCAAGCTCAGAGTGCCTCTCGGTGTCGTGGCGATGATCTACGAGGCCCGCCCCAACGTCACCGCCGACGCAGCTGGATTATGCATCAAGACTGGCAACGCGGTCATTTTGCGTGGCGGTTCTCTTGCGCACAACTCCAACATGGCGCTAACCAAGATTCTTGCCAATGCAGCAATGGCCCTCGGTTTGCCTCAGGGCGCCATTTCGTCCATCGAGTCGGTGGAGAGAGAAGCCGCCGAAGAGCTGATGACTTTGCATGATTACATCGACGTGCTGATACCACGTGGTGGCGCTGGTCTCATACGTAGCGTAGTGGAGAACTCCCAGATTCCTGTAATTGAGACGGGAACCGGAAATTGCCACATCTACATTCACGGAACCGCTGATGCCGAGATGGCCAAAAGAATTGTCCTGAATGCAAAGGTCCAGAGGCCTGGAGTATGTAATGCAGCCGAATCCCTGCTAGTCGATGAGTCCTGCTATAAAGCGGTTCTCCCGCCGATCCTAAAGGAGCTCGAAGAGCACGGCGTCACGATATTTGCCGATGAGCAATCGCGTGCGCTGGGTGCAGTCATGCGGATAGAGCCAGCATCAGAGGCTGACTGGGGAACTGAATACCTAGACTTGAAGCTGTCGGTTAAGGTGGTGTCTGGACTGGGGGAGGCCATCTCCCACATCAACACCTACGGCACTCGACACTCTGAAGCCATCGTTACTGAGGACTATGCTGCAGCCCAACGGTTCGTGAGCGAGGTGGATGCAGCCGCCGTGTACGTCAATGCCTCAACGAGGTTCACTGATGGGGGAGAATTCGGGCTTGGGGCGGAGATCGGGATATCAACCCAGAAGCTCCATGCCAGAGGTCCGATGGGTCTTGCAGCCCTGACCTCTGCTAAGTACGTGGGCTATGGCAGCGGGCAGATAAGACAGTGA
- the nadD gene encoding nicotinate-nucleotide adenylyltransferase, translated as MRKPMRLGIMGGTFDPIHFGHLVTADEALVQYNLDKVIFMPTGSPARKTEVSVTSAEHRYLMTVIATSANPDFDVSRLEIDRAGLTYTIDTILALKDSFGPKVEIYFITGADAVWEIATWKDADRFRGLCTFISATRPGYDISAAIEEHAESLAHLSVEFIEVPALAISSTDIRERVGSRRPIRYLTPEPVVAYIHKYGLYQRVY; from the coding sequence GTGAGAAAGCCGATGCGCCTGGGCATAATGGGCGGCACTTTCGATCCGATACACTTTGGGCACCTGGTGACCGCCGACGAAGCTTTGGTACAGTACAACCTCGACAAAGTAATCTTCATGCCCACGGGTAGTCCTGCTCGCAAAACCGAAGTCAGCGTGACCTCGGCGGAGCATCGCTACCTCATGACCGTCATAGCGACCTCCGCCAATCCTGACTTCGACGTTTCGAGACTTGAGATCGATCGGGCTGGGCTCACGTACACCATCGATACCATCCTGGCTCTGAAAGATTCATTCGGGCCTAAAGTCGAGATCTACTTCATTACTGGAGCCGATGCAGTCTGGGAGATAGCAACTTGGAAGGATGCAGATCGATTCCGGGGTCTGTGTACCTTCATATCGGCGACCAGGCCCGGATATGACATCAGTGCGGCTATCGAGGAGCATGCGGAGTCATTAGCCCACCTGTCGGTTGAGTTTATCGAGGTACCGGCCTTGGCCATCAGCTCAACTGATATCCGCGAACGAGTAGGTTCCCGCAGGCCGATACGTTACCTGACTCCTGAGCCTGTCGTAGCCTACATCCACAAATACGGACTCTATCAGAGGGTATACTGA